A section of the Petrimonas sulfuriphila genome encodes:
- a CDS encoding glycerate kinase — MKKIAELIFFAGVNGVLPEKLMQSQVKLSGDLLQVAEKRFPLSRFRHIYVLAAGKAAASMSRGVEKVLGDKITNGHVVTKYGHGMNLNYLTLTEAGHPIPDAEGVKGTQKIVNIARKATEDDLVICLISGGASALMADFPEGVTLDDLKRTNELLTKCGANITEINTVRKHLSKIKGGQLARILFPATTVCLILSDVVGDRLDVIASGPTVGDSSSFADALTIIDKYSLQNRLPSSVLHYLLEGADGSIADTPKPDNPVFQNVHNYIIGSNGIALESSAKKAMELGFETHTVTDSIQEDVTETANFILKTIDNQKPTGNKPVCLLFGGEPTVKVSGKGLGGRNQHLALYLATKICCKKNITILCAGTDGTDGPTDAAGAVVDYETATKAVEKGIDPNHYLSNCDSYRFFQQVGGHIITGNTGTNVMDIIVAIVQ, encoded by the coding sequence ATGAAAAAAATTGCCGAACTGATATTTTTTGCCGGAGTGAACGGTGTCTTGCCTGAGAAGCTGATGCAATCACAGGTGAAACTCTCTGGAGATCTATTGCAAGTCGCAGAAAAGAGATTCCCGTTATCCCGTTTCAGGCACATTTATGTTTTAGCTGCCGGTAAAGCAGCCGCCTCAATGTCTAGGGGGGTGGAAAAAGTTTTAGGCGACAAAATAACAAACGGTCACGTTGTCACCAAGTATGGACACGGAATGAACCTGAACTACCTGACACTTACCGAAGCTGGTCATCCTATACCCGATGCGGAGGGGGTAAAAGGTACTCAAAAAATAGTTAATATCGCCCGAAAAGCAACCGAAGATGACCTGGTTATCTGCCTGATATCCGGAGGAGCATCGGCTTTAATGGCCGATTTCCCGGAAGGTGTAACTCTCGATGATTTAAAACGCACCAATGAATTGCTGACCAAATGCGGCGCGAATATTACCGAAATTAATACGGTACGTAAGCATTTATCAAAAATTAAAGGAGGTCAACTCGCCCGGATACTCTTTCCGGCAACAACGGTGTGCCTGATATTATCGGATGTGGTCGGTGATAGGCTGGACGTGATTGCGTCTGGGCCAACTGTGGGTGATTCAAGTAGTTTTGCGGATGCACTGACTATTATTGATAAGTATTCGCTACAAAACCGGCTTCCCTCGTCTGTGTTGCATTATTTACTCGAAGGTGCAGACGGTTCAATTGCAGATACTCCCAAACCGGACAATCCGGTTTTTCAAAATGTGCACAACTACATTATCGGTAGTAATGGTATCGCTCTCGAAAGCTCCGCAAAAAAGGCGATGGAACTGGGCTTTGAAACGCATACAGTAACCGACAGTATACAGGAGGATGTCACCGAAACCGCCAATTTTATTCTGAAAACAATCGATAATCAGAAGCCCACCGGTAACAAACCCGTTTGCCTGCTATTCGGCGGAGAGCCCACAGTAAAAGTTTCGGGGAAGGGACTAGGTGGGCGTAACCAACACCTGGCCTTGTATTTAGCAACAAAAATCTGTTGTAAAAAAAACATCACTATTCTTTGTGCGGGCACCGACGGTACAGACGGGCCTACAGACGCAGCAGGGGCAGTTGTGGATTACGAAACCGCGACCAAGGCTGTAGAGAAGGGTATCGACCCGAATCATTACCTCTCCAATTGCGACTCCTATCGTTTTTTTCAACAAGTTGGAGGGCATATCATCACCGGAAATACAGGTACAAACGTGATGGATATAATTGTGGCAATTGTTCAATAA
- a CDS encoding GntP family permease, with the protein MSILTISVLVLLSIVLIVILTSVTKLNAFASLFMVSLLLAVIALPGKDIVEILKQGFGNTVSSIGFLIIFGAIIAVVLEKTGGAASIANYILSKTGHRNAASAMGITGFIVGLPIFCDSGYIIMSGLAKSFSSKAKVALPFIAFVLATSLYSVHCLTPTHPGALAASGILGANLGMLIVLGALFAIPAALAAFLWIKWQTRNDIYTETENSHHEIRSNEQLPPVHLSLLPIVTPLLLIATGSLLTVLDISNVNFILKGLAFLGQPIVSLMIGVLLSLFLLKNRAIKNINIVLESAIEKAGPILIVTGAGGMFGLVIKETGVGAYAGEFLLQTGLGLAVPFLIASILKTAQGSSTVAIITAASFVVPMLPALGLDSEPGKLLAMISMGAGSMMVSHANDSYFWVVSRFSGIGSNTALKVYSSATVVMGIVTFLCVWLTSLFML; encoded by the coding sequence ATGAGCATCCTTACCATTTCCGTTCTTGTACTGCTGAGCATCGTACTGATTGTAATCCTTACATCCGTCACAAAGCTCAACGCATTTGCATCGTTGTTCATGGTGTCTTTACTGCTTGCGGTTATCGCACTACCAGGTAAAGACATCGTGGAAATTCTTAAACAGGGCTTCGGCAACACCGTATCATCCATCGGATTTCTTATCATTTTTGGAGCAATCATTGCTGTGGTATTGGAAAAAACCGGTGGTGCAGCCAGCATCGCCAATTATATTTTATCGAAGACAGGACACCGGAACGCTGCCTCGGCAATGGGAATCACGGGGTTCATTGTAGGATTGCCCATTTTTTGTGATTCTGGATATATCATTATGAGCGGACTGGCAAAGTCATTCAGTTCCAAAGCCAAAGTCGCGCTGCCTTTTATTGCATTTGTACTGGCGACTTCGCTCTATTCAGTTCATTGCCTCACTCCCACCCATCCCGGTGCTTTGGCCGCCTCCGGGATTCTGGGTGCCAACCTGGGTATGCTGATCGTCTTGGGAGCACTGTTTGCTATTCCTGCAGCTTTGGCCGCCTTTTTGTGGATTAAATGGCAAACCCGAAACGACATTTACACAGAAACCGAAAATTCTCATCATGAAATCCGGAGCAATGAACAACTTCCTCCGGTTCACCTTTCCTTGTTACCTATCGTTACACCGCTTTTGCTTATAGCAACCGGCTCGTTGCTAACCGTACTGGATATTTCCAATGTCAACTTTATACTAAAAGGATTGGCTTTTCTCGGACAACCTATCGTTTCACTGATGATTGGGGTATTGCTATCGTTGTTTCTACTAAAAAACAGGGCAATAAAAAATATCAATATAGTCCTAGAATCTGCTATTGAAAAAGCTGGACCGATACTGATCGTTACCGGTGCAGGAGGAATGTTCGGGCTGGTGATCAAGGAAACCGGGGTGGGCGCTTATGCGGGCGAGTTTTTGCTGCAAACGGGATTGGGACTTGCCGTTCCGTTTCTCATAGCATCAATTTTAAAAACGGCGCAAGGTTCTTCTACCGTGGCAATTATCACGGCTGCATCTTTCGTTGTACCAATGCTACCCGCTTTGGGACTTGACTCTGAACCAGGAAAACTTTTGGCAATGATCTCGATGGGTGCAGGTTCGATGATGGTATCACATGCCAATGATTCTTACTTCTGGGTGGTTTCCCGGTTCTCGGGAATCGGCTCAAATACAGCGCTGAAGGTATACTCATCAGCCACCGTTGTGATGGGAATTGTAACGTTTCTTTGCGTGTGGCTGACTTCGCTCTTCATGTTGTAA